In Antricoccus suffuscus, the following are encoded in one genomic region:
- a CDS encoding PaaI family thioesterase codes for MPPEQDASVTASAAADSIATEGNAARGRATDGPPARSPSATLDWGEPRRKEVTWYDPLVTKAAVAEMTGLESMQAIRDGLIPNGPIGYTLEWWFSEAEYGSCVVQCRPDSSVYNQIGMVHGGFACTILDVAVSCAVRSTLPAGVPYTSIELKVNYLRPMTEQSGLISARGWLAKSGRRVGFANAEILDEAGKVLATAQGSVLILESKGPS; via the coding sequence ATGCCACCCGAACAAGACGCTTCCGTCACCGCTTCGGCGGCTGCCGACAGCATTGCGACCGAAGGCAATGCGGCCCGGGGGAGGGCCACAGACGGACCACCGGCCCGCTCTCCTTCCGCCACTCTGGATTGGGGCGAGCCGCGACGTAAAGAAGTGACTTGGTACGACCCGTTGGTCACCAAGGCGGCGGTCGCCGAGATGACCGGTTTGGAGTCCATGCAGGCGATCCGCGATGGGCTGATCCCTAATGGGCCGATTGGCTACACCCTCGAGTGGTGGTTCAGCGAAGCCGAGTACGGCAGCTGTGTGGTGCAGTGCCGTCCCGATTCCTCGGTGTACAACCAGATCGGCATGGTGCACGGCGGCTTTGCCTGCACGATCCTCGATGTCGCGGTGAGCTGCGCCGTACGCTCCACACTCCCGGCGGGCGTTCCATATACGTCTATCGAGCTCAAGGTCAACTACCTGCGCCCAATGACTGAGCAAAGTGGTCTGATCAGCGCCCGCGGCTGGCTGGCCAAGTCTGGCCGCCGGGTGGGGTTCGCCAACGCCGAGATTCTTGATGAGGCGGGCAAAGTGCTCGCCACAGCGCAAGGCTCCGTCCTAATCCTGGAGTCCAAGGGTCCGTCCTGA
- the cysK gene encoding cysteine synthase A, which produces MPIYDNVSDLVGRTPLVKINRLIDPAKATVLAKLEFYNPANSVKDRIGVSIVDAAEKSGDLKPGGSIVEGTSGNTGIALAMVGASRGYKVILTMPESASKERRAILRAYGAELILTPAAEGMKGAVAKAEEIAKERGAVEAKQFANKANPAAHRAGTGQEILDDTDGKVDIFIAGIGTGGTITGAGQLLKEKIPGVKVIAVEPAESPVLTGGQAGPHKIQGLGANFVPEVLDRDVYDEVLDIDGESALQWARDAAAQEGLLVGISSGAALKAASDVANRPENAGKTIVVIIPSFGERYLTTDLYKNYMD; this is translated from the coding sequence ATGCCCATCTACGACAATGTCTCTGATCTCGTCGGTCGTACGCCGCTGGTCAAGATCAATCGCCTCATTGACCCGGCAAAAGCCACGGTTCTGGCCAAGCTTGAGTTCTATAACCCTGCCAACTCGGTCAAGGATCGCATCGGCGTCTCCATCGTTGACGCGGCCGAGAAGTCCGGCGACCTCAAGCCCGGTGGGTCCATCGTCGAAGGCACGAGCGGCAACACGGGCATCGCGCTGGCAATGGTCGGCGCATCACGGGGCTACAAGGTGATCTTGACCATGCCCGAGTCTGCGTCGAAGGAACGCCGCGCGATCCTGCGCGCGTACGGCGCTGAGCTCATCCTCACGCCGGCCGCCGAGGGCATGAAGGGCGCCGTGGCCAAGGCCGAAGAAATCGCCAAGGAGCGCGGCGCCGTCGAGGCAAAACAGTTTGCCAACAAGGCCAACCCGGCCGCTCACCGCGCCGGCACCGGCCAGGAGATCCTGGACGACACCGACGGCAAAGTCGACATCTTCATTGCGGGCATCGGCACCGGCGGCACGATTACCGGCGCCGGTCAGTTGCTGAAGGAAAAGATCCCGGGCGTAAAGGTCATCGCCGTTGAGCCGGCCGAGTCACCGGTCCTCACCGGTGGGCAGGCGGGCCCGCACAAAATCCAGGGCCTGGGCGCCAACTTCGTCCCGGAGGTCCTCGACCGCGACGTGTACGACGAGGTCCTCGACATCGATGGCGAGAGCGCACTGCAATGGGCTCGTGACGCTGCGGCCCAGGAAGGCCTGCTCGTCGGCATATCTTCAGGTGCCGCGCTGAAGGCCGCATCGGATGTGGCAAACCGTCCCGAGAATGCCGGCAAGACAATTGTCGTCATCATTCCGTCGTTCGGCGAGCGCTACCTGACCACGGACCTGTACAAGAACTACATGGACTAG
- the epsC gene encoding serine O-acetyltransferase EpsC: MPATTNSSSYAPERVGLLARFREDVEAARELDPAAGSTLVTALTSPGLHAIWVHRVTHRMWQRLGLRTAARLVAYLSRSFTGVEIHPGARIGRRFFIDHGMGVVIGETSEVGDDVMLYHGVTLGGRSLDKVKRHPTLGDRVTVGTGARILGAVVIGADSQVGANAVVVKDVPAHSVAVGVPAKVSARQVPHTDSDSEAAMYYI; encoded by the coding sequence GTGCCCGCTACCACCAACAGCTCGTCGTACGCCCCGGAACGGGTGGGCCTGCTCGCCCGCTTCCGGGAAGACGTCGAGGCGGCGCGAGAGCTCGACCCCGCCGCCGGATCGACGTTGGTTACCGCGCTGACATCTCCTGGCCTGCACGCAATCTGGGTGCACCGAGTCACGCATCGCATGTGGCAGCGACTGGGCCTACGTACTGCGGCCCGGCTCGTTGCCTACCTCTCGCGCAGTTTCACAGGAGTGGAGATACACCCTGGCGCTCGGATCGGTAGACGCTTCTTCATTGACCATGGCATGGGTGTCGTGATCGGTGAGACGTCGGAGGTCGGTGACGACGTGATGCTGTATCACGGCGTGACTCTCGGCGGCCGCTCACTCGATAAAGTCAAGCGGCATCCGACCCTCGGAGACCGGGTCACCGTCGGGACCGGCGCACGGATCCTCGGTGCGGTCGTCATCGGCGCCGACAGCCAGGTCGGCGCGAATGCCGTCGTGGTCAAGGACGTCCCTGCTCACTCGGTCGCCGTCGGCGTACCTGCCAAAGTCAGTGCGCGGCAGGTGCCGCACACCGACTCCGACTCCGAAGCGGCGATGTACTACATCTAA
- a CDS encoding mycothione reductase, translated as MSQRHHDLVIIGTGSGNSIIGPEFDDLDIAIMERGVFGGTCLNVGCIPTKMFVYPSDIAEEAAHADRLGLSFTAPQVHWREIRDRIFGRIDQIPPAGEKYRRESPNVTVYAGTARFVGDKTLDTGTGDTVTADRIVIAAGGRPRLLDIEGLDKADPTRGVHTNDTVMRLDELPERMIIIGGGYIGAEFAHVFDALGTEVTWLVRRDAVLRFEDETVSESFTALAQDRFDLRLNASPHKAVYDGAAWTLSCTSDDGDFDVSAPVVLLAIGREPNTDLLDVAAGGIATHPDGRIVVDEFQRTNVEGVYALGDISSDYELKHVANREAKTVKYNLAHSDAPQATDHRVVPHAVFANPQIASFGKTEQELREVGTPYLVKVQKYGDVAYGWAMEDEVGLVKVLADPGTRRLLGAHLMGYQASSLIQPLIQAAQFEQTVDAVAAEPYWIHPALSEVIENALLGLDEPNS; from the coding sequence ATGAGCCAACGCCACCACGACCTCGTCATCATCGGTACCGGGTCGGGCAACTCGATCATCGGGCCGGAGTTCGATGATCTCGATATCGCGATCATGGAACGTGGCGTGTTTGGCGGCACCTGTCTCAACGTCGGGTGCATCCCGACCAAGATGTTCGTCTACCCGTCCGATATCGCCGAGGAAGCCGCCCACGCGGACCGGCTGGGGCTGAGTTTCACCGCCCCTCAGGTGCACTGGCGAGAGATCCGGGACCGCATCTTCGGACGGATCGACCAGATTCCGCCAGCGGGGGAGAAGTATCGTCGCGAGTCGCCCAATGTCACCGTGTACGCCGGCACGGCGCGGTTCGTCGGCGACAAGACACTCGATACCGGTACAGGTGACACGGTCACCGCTGACCGGATCGTTATCGCCGCGGGTGGTCGTCCGCGGCTGCTAGATATTGAGGGCCTCGACAAGGCGGACCCCACACGCGGTGTCCACACCAACGACACGGTCATGCGGCTCGATGAGCTGCCGGAGCGGATGATCATCATCGGCGGCGGCTACATCGGCGCGGAGTTCGCGCACGTATTTGACGCGCTCGGCACCGAGGTCACGTGGCTGGTCCGGCGTGATGCGGTGCTCCGGTTCGAGGACGAGACGGTATCCGAGTCGTTCACCGCGCTTGCGCAGGATCGCTTCGACCTGCGACTTAACGCGTCACCACACAAGGCGGTGTACGACGGGGCGGCGTGGACGTTGTCGTGTACGTCGGACGACGGCGATTTCGACGTCTCGGCTCCCGTCGTACTGCTTGCGATCGGACGCGAACCCAATACCGATCTTCTCGACGTGGCCGCCGGCGGGATCGCTACCCATCCGGACGGTCGGATCGTGGTCGACGAGTTCCAGCGGACCAACGTCGAGGGCGTCTACGCGCTGGGTGATATAAGCAGCGACTACGAGCTCAAGCATGTCGCCAACCGCGAAGCGAAGACGGTGAAGTACAACCTCGCGCACTCGGACGCGCCGCAGGCAACCGACCACCGCGTCGTACCGCACGCCGTGTTCGCCAACCCGCAGATCGCCTCATTCGGCAAGACCGAGCAGGAGCTGCGCGAGGTCGGTACGCCGTACCTCGTCAAGGTCCAGAAGTATGGCGATGTCGCGTACGGCTGGGCGATGGAGGATGAGGTCGGTCTGGTCAAGGTGCTCGCCGATCCTGGCACGCGGAGGTTGCTCGGCGCGCACCTGATGGGATACCAAGCCTCGAGCTTGATTCAGCCCTTGATTCAGGCTGCGCAGTTCGAGCAGACCGTGGACGCGGTCGCCGCTGAACCCTATTGGATCCACCCCGCGCTGAGCGAGGTCATCGAAAACGCGCTCCTCGGACTCGACGAACCGAACAGCTAG
- the coaA gene encoding type I pantothenate kinase, with translation MSALPETIQVSPFAKRRHKTRVPSLFLEFDREEWQELAESTPLPLSEDEITELQGLGDSIDLEEVKSVYLPLSRLLNLYASGTQHVWAAQREFLRSDDKKVPFIIAVSGSVAVGKSTTARLLQALLSRWPDHPRVELVTTDGFLYPNAELERRGLMERKGFPESYDRRALVRFVGEIKAGRSEVSAPVYSHLVYDVIPDQRKVVRSPDIVIIEGLNVLQQGDSPGSTEVFLSDLFDFSVYVDAPEPIIKKWYLQRFEALRETAFLDPSSFFRRFAEISREEALATASNIWDTINGPNLSENIAPTRSRARLILTKGANHEVERIRLRRI, from the coding sequence ATGTCCGCACTCCCGGAGACGATACAAGTGAGCCCGTTCGCGAAGCGTCGTCACAAGACACGCGTGCCCAGCCTGTTTCTCGAGTTCGATCGCGAAGAGTGGCAGGAACTCGCCGAAAGTACGCCGCTGCCGCTAAGCGAGGACGAGATCACTGAGCTGCAAGGGCTCGGCGACAGTATCGATCTCGAAGAGGTGAAGTCGGTCTACTTGCCGTTGTCCCGGCTGCTCAACCTCTACGCATCTGGCACCCAGCACGTGTGGGCCGCCCAACGAGAGTTCTTGCGTTCGGATGACAAGAAGGTGCCGTTCATCATTGCGGTATCGGGCTCGGTCGCCGTCGGCAAGTCGACCACGGCTCGGCTCCTGCAGGCGTTGCTCTCGCGTTGGCCGGATCACCCGCGCGTAGAACTCGTCACCACTGATGGTTTCCTCTATCCAAACGCGGAGCTTGAACGCCGCGGACTCATGGAGCGCAAGGGCTTCCCCGAGTCGTACGATCGCCGCGCTCTCGTTCGCTTCGTCGGCGAAATCAAGGCAGGTCGCTCTGAAGTCTCAGCGCCCGTGTACTCGCACCTCGTCTACGACGTCATCCCGGATCAACGCAAAGTCGTCCGCAGCCCGGACATCGTCATCATTGAGGGCCTTAACGTGCTGCAGCAAGGAGATAGCCCAGGCTCGACCGAGGTCTTCCTGTCCGACCTTTTCGACTTTTCGGTGTACGTCGACGCGCCCGAGCCGATCATTAAGAAGTGGTATCTGCAGCGTTTCGAGGCCCTGCGCGAGACCGCGTTCCTCGACCCCAGCTCGTTCTTCCGCAGGTTCGCGGAGATCAGCAGGGAAGAGGCCCTCGCGACGGCCAGCAACATCTGGGACACCATCAACGGCCCCAACCTGAGTGAGAACATCGCTCCGACGCGCTCACGCGCGCGACTCATCCTCACCAAGGGCGCTAACCACGAGGTCGAGCGGATCCGGCTGCGCCGCATCTAG
- the gcvP gene encoding aminomethyl-transferring glycine dehydrogenase has translation MSDNSNSTTKPLASVSATFADRHIGPRAADTERMLAAIGAPSVDKLIDTAVPTQIRLDRALNLPPALSEAGSLQALRALASQNVVKRSMIGMGYYDTITPGVIKRNVLESPAWYTAYTPYQPEISQGRLEALLNFQTMICDLTGLAIAGASLLDEGTAAAEAMTLTMRAAKKKTETPTLLVDRDVFPQTLAVVQTRARALGLRVVVIDTTGDLPQAAFEESVDTADVFGVLTQYPSTGAVRDLTGLIEATHQIGALAIVAADLLSLCLLKSPGEMGADVVVGSAQRFGVPMGYGGPHAGFMSVREGLQRTMPGRLVGVSVDSAGAPAYRLALQTREQHIRREKATSNICTAQVLLAVMASMYAVYHGPAGLTAIAERVGAHAAALAAGLRAADVEVVADSFFDTVTARVPGAARAIVDKACADGVNLRYVDEDTIAISCDETTSDDDLRVVLAAFGASSLPAADADTIPAELRRTGEFLTHPTFSAYHSETAMLRYLRRLSDKDYALDRGMIPLGSCTMKLNATAEMEAITWPEFAGLHPFAPVDQTAGYQQLFADLEGWLAEVTGYDAVSLQPNAGSQGEFAGLLAISKYHEANGDGARVVCLIPSSAHGTNAASAVMAGMKVVVVACDDNGNIDTADLAAKIEAHKDDLAAMMITYPSTHGVYEETITEVCAMVHDAGGQVYVDGANLNALVGLAQPGKFGSDVSHLNLHKTFCIPHGGGGPGVGPIGVRAHLAPYLPNHPLVAEAGPATGPGPVSAAPWGSAGILPISWAYVRMMGADGLSDATVAAIVAANYIAARLREHYPVLYAGPSGLVAHECILDIRPLTKSSGVTVDDVAKRLVDYGFHAPTMSFPVAGTLMVEPTESEDLGELDRFIDAMIAIREEADRVESGEWDKADNPLVNAPHTALSLAGDWPHPYSREEAVFPTAATRQSKYFAPVGRIDGAYGDRNLVCSCPPPEAFED, from the coding sequence GTGTCTGATAACAGCAACTCGACCACGAAACCTCTCGCTTCGGTGAGTGCGACGTTCGCCGACCGGCATATCGGTCCTCGTGCGGCGGACACCGAACGCATGCTTGCCGCGATCGGCGCGCCGAGTGTCGACAAGCTGATCGACACCGCCGTGCCGACGCAGATCCGGCTGGACCGGGCCCTCAATCTGCCGCCAGCGCTCAGCGAAGCGGGCTCGTTGCAGGCGTTGCGCGCGCTCGCCTCCCAGAACGTGGTGAAGCGCTCCATGATCGGCATGGGCTACTACGACACGATCACCCCTGGCGTCATCAAGCGCAACGTCCTCGAATCGCCGGCCTGGTACACCGCCTATACGCCGTACCAGCCGGAAATCTCGCAGGGCCGGCTCGAGGCGCTGCTGAACTTCCAGACCATGATCTGTGACCTGACCGGACTCGCCATCGCCGGCGCCTCCCTGCTCGACGAAGGTACGGCGGCGGCTGAAGCCATGACGCTGACCATGCGCGCGGCCAAGAAGAAAACCGAAACCCCCACACTGCTTGTCGATCGCGACGTGTTCCCGCAGACGCTGGCCGTCGTGCAGACCCGGGCGCGCGCTCTCGGACTGCGCGTCGTCGTGATCGACACGACCGGCGACCTGCCGCAGGCGGCGTTCGAGGAATCGGTCGACACGGCGGACGTTTTCGGCGTACTGACCCAGTACCCGTCTACCGGCGCCGTGCGGGACCTGACCGGACTGATCGAGGCGACCCACCAGATCGGCGCGCTGGCAATCGTCGCCGCGGACCTGCTGTCTTTGTGCCTGCTCAAGTCGCCCGGCGAGATGGGCGCGGACGTCGTCGTCGGCTCCGCGCAGCGGTTCGGCGTACCGATGGGGTACGGCGGTCCGCACGCCGGGTTCATGTCCGTGCGGGAGGGCCTGCAACGCACCATGCCCGGCCGGTTGGTCGGCGTTTCGGTCGACTCTGCAGGCGCACCGGCGTACCGCTTGGCGTTGCAGACCCGCGAACAGCACATCCGCCGAGAGAAGGCCACCAGCAACATCTGCACCGCGCAGGTCCTGCTCGCCGTCATGGCGAGCATGTACGCCGTCTACCACGGTCCGGCGGGGCTCACCGCGATCGCCGAGCGCGTCGGCGCGCACGCTGCCGCGCTCGCCGCCGGATTGCGCGCCGCAGACGTCGAGGTCGTGGCGGACAGCTTCTTCGACACCGTAACCGCACGGGTGCCCGGTGCGGCCCGCGCGATCGTCGACAAGGCATGCGCCGACGGCGTCAACCTGAGGTACGTCGACGAAGACACGATCGCGATTTCCTGCGACGAGACGACCTCAGACGACGACCTGCGCGTCGTACTGGCGGCCTTCGGGGCATCGTCGCTTCCTGCCGCCGACGCGGACACGATCCCGGCCGAGTTGCGTCGTACCGGCGAGTTCCTGACGCATCCGACGTTTTCGGCGTACCACTCGGAGACCGCGATGCTGCGCTACCTGCGCCGCCTCTCGGACAAGGACTACGCGCTCGATCGCGGCATGATTCCTCTCGGCTCGTGCACGATGAAGCTCAACGCGACCGCCGAGATGGAGGCCATCACCTGGCCGGAGTTCGCCGGGCTGCACCCGTTCGCGCCGGTCGACCAGACCGCTGGCTACCAGCAGCTGTTCGCGGACCTTGAGGGTTGGCTCGCCGAGGTCACCGGATACGACGCGGTCAGCCTGCAACCCAACGCCGGCAGTCAAGGCGAGTTCGCAGGCCTGCTGGCGATCTCGAAATACCATGAGGCCAACGGAGACGGCGCACGCGTCGTCTGCCTGATCCCGAGCTCCGCGCACGGCACTAACGCCGCGAGCGCTGTGATGGCCGGCATGAAGGTCGTCGTCGTCGCCTGCGACGACAACGGCAACATCGACACTGCCGACCTTGCCGCCAAGATCGAGGCACACAAGGACGACCTGGCCGCGATGATGATCACCTACCCCTCGACACACGGCGTCTACGAGGAGACCATCACCGAGGTCTGCGCAATGGTGCACGACGCCGGCGGTCAGGTGTATGTCGATGGCGCCAACCTCAACGCTCTGGTCGGGCTCGCGCAGCCGGGCAAGTTTGGCTCGGACGTCAGTCACCTCAACCTGCACAAGACGTTCTGCATTCCGCACGGCGGTGGCGGTCCCGGGGTGGGGCCGATCGGCGTACGCGCGCACCTTGCGCCGTACCTGCCCAACCATCCGCTCGTCGCCGAGGCCGGTCCTGCGACCGGACCGGGCCCGGTATCAGCGGCCCCTTGGGGATCGGCCGGCATCTTGCCGATCTCGTGGGCATATGTCCGGATGATGGGGGCGGACGGGCTGAGCGACGCGACCGTTGCGGCGATAGTCGCGGCCAACTACATCGCCGCGCGGCTGCGCGAGCACTACCCGGTGCTGTACGCCGGGCCAAGCGGCCTCGTGGCGCACGAGTGCATCCTCGACATCCGGCCACTTACCAAGTCCAGTGGGGTCACGGTCGACGATGTGGCTAAGCGGCTTGTCGACTATGGCTTCCACGCCCCGACGATGAGCTTCCCGGTCGCCGGGACCCTGATGGTCGAGCCGACCGAAAGCGAGGACCTCGGTGAGCTCGACAGGTTCATCGACGCGATGATCGCGATTCGCGAGGAAGCGGACCGAGTGGAGTCAGGGGAGTGGGACAAGGCCGACAACCCGTTGGTCAACGCGCCGCACACGGCGTTGTCGCTCGCCGGCGACTGGCCGCACCCGTACAGTCGCGAGGAAGCAGTGTTCCCGACCGCAGCGACGAGGCAGTCTAAGTACTTCGCCCCGGTGGGGCGGATCGACGGCGCGTACGGCGACCGCAACCTGGTCTGCAGCTGCCCGCCGCCCGAGGCTTTCGAGGACTAG
- a CDS encoding RNA polymerase sigma factor, with amino-acid sequence MNNTGTQGAIGAVWRIESARVIAAVARMVRDVGLAEDFAQDALVAAMEQWPASGVPDNPGAWLTATAKRRAIDHIRRAKNLDGKYAVLARDLQEHDEGLETDVVERLDDQIGDDLLRLVFVSCHPVLSTESRVALTLRLLGGLSTEEIARAFLTPTKTIAQRIVRAKRTLSDAGVPFEVPVGAELADRLGSVLEVVYLIFNEGYSASAGEDLIRPGLCEDAMRLGRILAELAPKQPEVHGLVALMEIQASRFGARTDSEGTPILLLDQDRGRWDRLLIGRGLAAIDRALTLGAEPGPYVLQAQIAACHARAPIGKDTDWAEIARLYGVLGRVVPSPVIELNRAVAVAMADGPEAGMTIIDTLESEPALRAYHLLPAVRGDFLERLGRYAEASAQFQLAASLTDNARERDLLLERARQCTVRAG; translated from the coding sequence GTGAACAACACAGGTACGCAAGGCGCGATCGGTGCTGTGTGGCGGATCGAGTCGGCGCGGGTGATCGCCGCCGTGGCCCGAATGGTGCGTGACGTCGGGCTCGCCGAAGACTTCGCGCAAGACGCGCTGGTGGCCGCGATGGAGCAGTGGCCGGCGAGCGGCGTACCGGACAACCCCGGAGCGTGGCTGACGGCAACGGCCAAACGCCGCGCGATCGACCACATCCGGCGGGCGAAGAACCTGGACGGCAAGTACGCCGTACTCGCCCGCGACCTGCAGGAGCACGACGAGGGCCTCGAAACGGACGTCGTCGAGCGGCTGGACGACCAGATCGGTGACGACCTGCTGCGACTGGTATTTGTGTCCTGCCATCCGGTCCTCAGCACCGAATCGCGAGTCGCTCTCACCCTGCGACTGCTCGGCGGACTCTCGACCGAGGAGATCGCCCGCGCGTTCCTGACGCCGACCAAGACAATTGCGCAGCGGATCGTGCGGGCAAAACGGACCCTCTCCGACGCCGGAGTACCGTTCGAGGTCCCCGTCGGCGCCGAACTTGCCGACCGACTCGGCTCGGTCCTCGAGGTCGTCTACTTGATCTTCAACGAGGGCTACTCGGCCAGCGCCGGCGAGGACCTGATCCGGCCCGGACTGTGCGAAGACGCGATGCGGCTGGGCCGCATCCTGGCCGAACTCGCACCAAAGCAGCCCGAAGTGCATGGGCTGGTCGCGCTGATGGAGATCCAGGCTTCCCGGTTCGGCGCCAGGACAGACTCCGAGGGTACGCCGATCCTGCTGTTGGACCAGGATCGTGGTCGCTGGGACCGGCTACTGATCGGGCGTGGTCTCGCGGCGATTGATCGGGCGCTGACGCTCGGCGCCGAGCCCGGCCCCTACGTCTTGCAAGCGCAAATTGCCGCGTGTCATGCACGGGCACCCATCGGCAAGGACACCGACTGGGCCGAGATCGCCCGGCTGTACGGGGTCCTCGGCCGGGTCGTACCCTCGCCGGTCATAGAGCTCAATCGGGCCGTCGCGGTCGCCATGGCCGATGGTCCCGAGGCCGGGATGACGATCATTGACACGCTCGAGTCTGAGCCGGCGCTGCGCGCCTACCACCTGCTTCCCGCCGTGCGCGGCGACTTCCTCGAACGACTGGGCCGGTACGCCGAGGCGAGTGCGCAGTTCCAGTTAGCCGCGTCGCTAACTGACAACGCGCGCGAGCGTGACCTGCTGCTCGAACGGGCGCGGCAGTGCACCGTCCGTGCCGGGTGA
- a CDS encoding YciI family protein: MKYMVILKANADSEAGVAPSEEIINGMQKFNEDLANAGVLLAAEGLQASSKGARVKFEADGTKKVTDGPFAETKELVAGFWILQVKSRDEAIEWTKRIPNPGWDEFEVEVRKVFEAEDFGEEFTPEARAAEDKLRERVEAQQQK; the protein is encoded by the coding sequence ATGAAATACATGGTTATCCTCAAGGCCAACGCCGACAGCGAGGCAGGCGTCGCGCCCAGCGAAGAGATCATCAACGGGATGCAAAAGTTCAATGAGGACCTCGCCAATGCGGGCGTCCTGCTCGCGGCCGAAGGCCTACAGGCCAGTTCGAAGGGGGCCAGGGTTAAGTTCGAAGCCGACGGTACAAAGAAGGTCACGGACGGTCCTTTCGCCGAGACCAAGGAACTGGTCGCCGGCTTCTGGATCCTTCAGGTCAAGTCGAGGGACGAGGCCATCGAATGGACCAAGCGCATTCCCAACCCGGGCTGGGATGAGTTTGAAGTCGAGGTTCGCAAGGTGTTCGAAGCCGAGGACTTCGGCGAGGAGTTCACGCCCGAGGCCCGCGCCGCCGAGGACAAGCTGCGCGAACGGGTCGAGGCGCAGCAGCAGAAGTAG
- a CDS encoding MerR family transcriptional regulator, with amino-acid sequence MQAALFPDAREEAANSADLVGYRGPVACNAANITYRQLDYWARTKLVSPSIKTAHGSGSQRLYSFKDILVLKVVKRLLDTGISLQNVRIAVEHLRDRGVDDLAGITLFSDGVSVYECTSAEEVVDLLAGGQGVFGIAVSGALKELTGSLAHMPSIRADGGSESTSVDELARRRQARAATA; translated from the coding sequence ATTCAGGCCGCATTGTTCCCTGATGCGCGTGAAGAGGCGGCCAATTCGGCAGACCTCGTCGGATACCGCGGCCCGGTCGCGTGCAACGCCGCAAACATCACTTACCGTCAGCTTGATTACTGGGCGCGCACCAAGCTCGTCAGCCCTTCGATTAAGACCGCGCACGGCTCGGGTTCGCAGCGGCTGTACTCCTTCAAGGACATTCTCGTTCTCAAGGTCGTCAAGCGACTGCTCGATACGGGCATCTCGCTGCAAAACGTGCGCATCGCGGTCGAGCACCTGCGTGATCGCGGCGTCGACGATCTCGCCGGTATCACGTTGTTCTCGGACGGAGTTTCGGTCTACGAGTGCACGTCCGCCGAAGAAGTCGTCGACCTCCTGGCAGGCGGGCAAGGCGTCTTCGGTATCGCCGTCAGCGGCGCCCTCAAGGAGCTCACCGGCTCGCTCGCGCACATGCCGTCCATCCGCGCCGACGGAGGAAGCGAGAGCACGTCGGTGGACGAGCTCGCCCGCCGTCGTCAGGCCCGCGCCGCGACCGCCTAG